A stretch of Aureispira sp. CCB-E DNA encodes these proteins:
- a CDS encoding FkbM family methyltransferase has protein sequence MNWIKKIKQIRSNTRKRKQQEAFYQQFIKKGDLCFDVGANVGSRTHTFSTLGAKVVAIEPTQNCCQILEKKFGNHPLVDILPLALGAQAGEGTLHLANYHEVSTLSTLFIEQYSHQEKHPIVWDKTIIIPLSTLDQLIQKYGCPQFCKIDVEGYETEVLKGLSQPIPYLSFEYNNRLQNKALECLKILSKFSNLEYNFSPYESMQLYLKKWLPQNDFYQYIQTLPKHILTGDIYVHWNPIER, from the coding sequence ATGAACTGGATCAAAAAAATAAAACAAATACGCTCCAATACACGCAAACGAAAGCAACAAGAAGCATTCTATCAACAGTTTATAAAAAAAGGCGATTTGTGTTTTGATGTAGGTGCTAATGTAGGAAGTCGTACGCATACTTTTTCAACTTTGGGCGCAAAAGTAGTTGCCATAGAACCCACTCAAAATTGTTGTCAAATCCTAGAAAAAAAATTTGGTAATCATCCACTCGTTGACATACTTCCACTAGCTTTAGGTGCCCAAGCGGGAGAAGGCACGCTGCACTTAGCCAATTATCACGAAGTTTCAACACTTAGCACTTTGTTTATTGAGCAATATAGTCATCAAGAAAAGCATCCTATTGTATGGGACAAAACAATAATAATTCCATTGTCAACCTTGGATCAACTTATTCAAAAATATGGATGCCCTCAATTTTGCAAAATTGATGTAGAAGGTTATGAAACAGAAGTGCTAAAAGGCTTGTCTCAACCGATTCCCTACCTTTCATTTGAATATAATAACCGTCTACAAAACAAGGCACTAGAATGTCTTAAAATTTTGTCTAAATTTTCTAATTTGGAATACAACTTCTCCCCTTATGAATCCATGCAACTATACTTAAAAAAGTGGCTGCCCCAAAACGATTTTTATCAATACATTCAAACATTACCTAAGCATATACTCACTGGAGATATTTATGTACATTGGAATCCAATAGAACGGTAA